The Tepidisphaeraceae bacterium sequence CACGATAGTGCACGAATTCACGTTTTGCCTTACCCAAACCGCCGCCGCCAGTGGGTTTGTCTTCTTCGCGGTCCTTCGCGTCCGCCCTTCGCGCGCTTCGCGTTCGCATTTGTCTTAGTAGAGGCGCAATAGAGACAGACAAAAATGTCCGTCCCACCAGCAGAAGAGATAAATACGGGGGAGAGCAGGACGGGGGGGAGAGACAGGCAGGAATGCCTGTCCTACAGAAGAGGCTGCACGACGACGGCTAGATCGCCTGCAGCTCCTTCATCACGCCTTCATCGTCGTCGCTCTCCGCGGCGATCTTTTGCTTTAGCACGTCGCGGTAGGCTTTCAGGAACGACTTTTCGTTTACCTCGCGCAGCGGCAGGAAGATGCCCTGCGTAGCCTTGGCGGAAAACAGGTGATGCGCGGCGATACCAATCCGTTCGGCGCCGCTGGTATCTGGCGGGAGCGTGCGCTCGGTGGCGGTGTGCAGCAAGAAGCGCAGTGCGTCGCTGGAGCGCTCGGGCAAATCCGTTAGGCAGAGCAGTGGTTCGATCTGGCCGGGCGTGATGAGGAAGACGTTGACGTCGCCGCGAGATGGACCGCGCTGAAGCGACACGTAGGCGAAGTCGCTCAGCAACTGCACGTGGCGGAACGGGCCTTTGCCCAGCTTTGACAGCGCGTCGATTAGCGATTTGATCTTCCCGGCCGTCTCGAACTTCAGTTCCATCGCGGCGGACTGCATGCGCTTCGTGTGATGCGCAAGCTCGGTCGACGGGTCGATCAACGTGTCGGCGGCCCACTGAACCATGCGGCGATACGAGTTCATGCCGATCGAACCGTCGCACGGCGCGGGGCAACGGCCCATCTCCTTGTACGCGCACGCCTTGCCGCGCGGCGCCTCGGTCAGCACGTTGTAATACCGGCAGAGGTCGAACGAATCCTCCGCCAGTTCGATCAGGTGTTGCGCAGCGTGCTTGTCTTCCACGGGGCCGATGAGCCGGCCGGGGCGCGGGGTGAGATCGGTGGTTTTCGTGAAGCGCGGAAACTCGGCATCGGGATCGACGTGGACGAACCACGCGGGCCTGAAGCCGACCATGGCGCTGTAGGTTTGCGGGAAGCAGAGCCGAGCGGCCTCGTAGTAGACGCAGTCGGCCTCGAAGGCGCTGTCGACGCGCTTGTAGTAGATCTGCCGGACGAGCTCGCGGTAGTTCACACGACGGCTCGGGCCAACGTCTTGTTCGTCGCCACCAAGCCTTCGCTTGAGGCTGTGGCGAAGGTTCTTCACGCACAGCAACTGCACGGGCTGGCCGGTGGCGTCGGCAAGAAGATAGACGACCCACTTGGCCGGCACCGCGCGCGCGAACGTTTCGAAATCGCCGGCGGGGTCGAAGTCGATCTGGCGGTCGAGGATGGCCGTAATTGGGAGCGCCACCGGCTTATGGTAGGATCGGGCAGGCCGGGATGAAAGCAGCAGCGAAACACAGGGAAACACGCGGTATGGCAGACGACGCAGATCAAGTTCTTGTCTCGGTGGTCATGGGCAGCAAGAGCGATTGGGAGACGATGCAGCACGCCGACGCCATCCTCAGCAGTTTCGGGGTGCCGCACGAGTGCGGCATTGTCTCGGCGCATCGCACGCCCGAACTGATGACCGAGTTCGCGACCAACGCCGAGGACAGCGGCGTGCAGGTGATTATCGCCGGCGCCGGTGGCGCGGCCCATTTGCCGGGCATGGTGGCGGCGCAGACGATCTTGCCCGTGCTGGGCGTGCCGGTTCAGTCGGCGGCACTGAACGGGATGGATTCGCTGCTGTCGATCGTGCAGATGCCCGCCGGCGTGCCGGTGGGCACGCTCGCGATCGGTAAGGCCGGCGCGACGAATGCCGCGCTGCTGGCGATCGCTATCCTCGCGACCACGCGGCCGGAACTGCGCGAGAAGCTGCGGGATTATCGCGAGAAGCAGACGCAAACGGTGCTGGATACGCACCTGCCAACCGCGGGGTGAGGCGGGGCCGCCGTTATATTGCCGCCGGCTTGCCGGTGGTCTTGCTTCGTCCGAATTGAAGACCACCGGCAAGCCGGCGGCTATGTAAAAGAACATCCCTTCGAGAATCATGACCCACCCCTCCCCCATCCTCCCCGGTTCCACCATCGGCGTGCTCGGCAGTGGGCAGCTCGGCCGTATGTTCACGATCGCGGCCAGGCAGATGGGGTATCGCGTTCACACGTTCTCGCCCGATAGCGACACCCCCACCGGGCAGGTGGCCGACCTGGAAGTGACGGCCAGCTACGACGATCTTGACGCCGTGCGCGCGTTCGCGCGTGACGTGAGCGTCGTCACGTTCGAATTCGAGAACGTCCCCGCGCCCACCGCGGCGGCGTGTGCCGAATGCGGGCCCGTGCGGCCGGGCGGCAACGTGCTGCATACGACGCAGCATCGGCTGCGCGAGAAGGCGTTTCTGTCGCAGAACGGTTTTCCGGTCACGCCCTACCGTGCCGTGCATTCGATCGAAGACGTGCGGACGGCATCGCGCGAGATCGGCCCCAAGGGCGTGATCAAGACGGCGGCGTTCGGGTACGACGGCAAGGGGCAGTCGAAGGTTGCCACGCTCGCCGACGCCGAGGCGGCCATCGCGGCCGACCCGCAGGTCGAGCGCGTGTTCGAGGCGTTGGTCGACTTCGACCGTGAAGTGTCCGTGGTCGCCGCCCGCGGGGTGGATGGGGCGTTTGCGCACTGGGGCGTCATCGAGAACGTGCATCGCAACCACATTCTTGATGTGTCGATCGCGCATGCCGATTTGCCGCCTGTCGTAATGGCCGAGGCGGTGGAGATCGCGCGCGGGATCTTCGAGGCGCTGCAGATCGTGGGCGTGCTGTGCGTCGAGTTCTTCTACACGAAGTCCGGCAAGCTGCTCGTGAACGAGCTTGCCCCGCGCCCGCACAACAGCGGCCACCTGACGATCGACGCCTGCGTCACCAGCCAGTTCGAACAACAACTGCGGGCCGTCTGCGGCCTGCCGCTGGGCGCCACCACCTACCACCGCGCCGCGGCCATGGCGCAACTGCTGGGCGACGAATGGCAGCACGGCGAACCCGCGTGGGACCGGGCGATCGCGATGCCAGATGTGAAGCTGCATCTCTACGGCAAACGCGACGCCAAGCCTGGCCGAAAGATGGGCCATCTGACGGCGCTTGCCGATACGCCCGATGCGGCGCGGGAACTCGTGCTGAAGGCGCGATCATCGATCGCGCGAACGAACGCTAGGCCGTAGTCCCTGTAGTGGCGACGCCTGCGTCGCGGTGCGGCCCAGCCGCAATCCCACGTACCACGGGCGGCCCGCCCGTGCATGCTACTTACCCTGGAAAAATACACGGGCGAGCCGCCCGTGGTACGGCGGATCATCCTACGACTCGTGAGGGGGTGCCACGGGCAGCTTGCCTGCCCGTGTCTTGAATGCTTCAACTAAAGAAGGAACCCGGGCGGGCAAACCACCCGCGGCACTCCGCCACAGTTCAGGCCGCAGACGAAAGAGATCCTTCGGAGTACTTCAGAGGGTGTTAAAGAAGGACGCCGCGTTTGCTCCGACCGTGGCATGGGCGTCCCGCCCATGCTCGTGTCAGGGCCGCTAGACAACATTGGTTGCAGCGGCTGTTTCGGCGCAGCAGCCAACAAAAGATGTTTGTCATTCCAGTCCACACGCATGGGCGAGACGCCCATGCCACGGTGAATGCGGCCTCGGCCGCGTTCTTCAACGCCCTCTCAGGATGACGACGTCGGTCACGGATGCGTCAAGCGTATGAACCTCAACGAAAAAAGCCCCTGGCGCCGATGCGCCAGGGGCTTTGACTTGTGAGAAGCGGAAACTCTAGTGGACCGTCCGGCCATCCGGACCAGTCAGTCCTACTGCAGCAGACGCAGCGCGGCCTGCGGGGCGGCGTTGGCCTGAGACAGCACGGTGCTGGCGGCCTGCGACAGGATCTGCGAACGGGTCATCTGGGCCGTCTCCGACGCAAAGTCCGTATCGCGGATCGCGCTCTCGGCGGCGCTGGCGTTCTCGAACGCCACGCCCAGGGCGTTCACGGTCGAACCGATCGTGAACTTCTGGAACGCGCCCAGGCGGCCACGCGTCTGGCTGACCTGCTTGATCGCCTTGTCTAGGATCTTCTGAGCATTGGTGAGGTTGTCGCTGGTCAGGGCGTTCGCGCCACCGCTGCCCAGCGTGCTCAGGTAACCCACGGCGCTGTCGCCGAGCGACCCGGTGCTGACCGAGGCGATGCCGATGCTGGCCTTGTCGGTTTCCGTGACCTTCGAGCCGAGCGAGAACGTCGCGCCACCACCGGTGACGCCGAACGTCTTGGTCTGGTTGTTAACGTTGACGGTCGTGTCGAGGTCGAACTCGAGGTCGAGGTTGCTGGAACGGTACGCGACCTTCAGACCGTCGGTCTGGGCGGCGGCACCGTTGACGGTGACGGCGGCGTCGGTGCCGTAGTCCTTGTTGCTGCTGAGCGTGAACGTGCCGGTCAGGGCCTTGAGGCCGACGAACTGCGTCGAACCGAAGGAGGTGCTGTTGACGTTCAACGTGGTGCCGGTGATCGTCGCCGAGACGCCGGTCGCCGTCTTCACGCCGTTGATGGCCGTCGCGATCGACGACACGGTGGTGCCGCTGGCGAACGAGAGCTGTTCGGTGCCGTTGGCGCCGGAGACTTCCAGCGTCACGGTGGCGCCGGTGACGGTGCCACCGGAGTAGGCCAGCGTGCCGGTCTGGGCGCTGGTGGTCACCTGCACCACGACCGAGACGGTGCTACCGTCCGGCACGCGGGACGAGTTGACGCGCAGGTTCTGCACCGCGCTGGTGCCGACCGAGCTGGTCGAGTAGTCGTAGTTGCCGTTCAGGAGCTTCTTGCCCTGGAACGCGGTGCTCTGCGAGATGCGGTTGATCGTGCTCAGGATGCTGTCGACCTGCAGCTGGTTGGCCGACTGTTCCTCGGCCGACAGGCCACCGGTGTTGGCGCTCTGACCGATCAGGCCCTGCAGTTCGGTCAGCAGGTTGCTGACCTCGTTCAAGCCACCCTCGGCGGTACCAATGATGTTGCTGGCGCGCTCGGCGTTGTCGATGGCGGTCGTGATGCCGACCTTCTCGGCACGCAGGTTCTCGCTGGCGATCAGGCCGGCGGGGTTGTCGGCACCGCTGTTGATCTTCAGGCCGGTGCTGAGGCGCTGCATGCTCGTGTTGAGCGTGTTGTTGTTCTTACCGAGGACGCGCTGTGAGATCAGCGAGCTGACGTTGGTGTTGATCGTTGACATTGTCTTAGTCTTTCCTTGACGAGTGTTCTAGCCGCGTGTCGGGAACACTCCCGAAACACGCCCTTCATTCCCTTGAAAGGCGGAGAGTGACGTTCACTCCCAGTCCGGCAACGCCAAGGGACGGCGTCCGGCAGCCTTCGGAACTATGCGGGTCTTACGTGGACGTCGCGTGGTTCCCGTTCAGGCTCATTCGGTCTCCTTTCTCACAAGTCGTGCCGGACAGGCCGCACTAGACGGCACATCAGGCATGCGTGATTGGGATCGACCGACTTACAGGGGCACTTTAGATCTCGGCGCGTGGAATTTTTCGATTTTTCCGCCTGCGCCGCCTCTGGCAATTACGAACACCCACACCTCGCCTAAACCGTTAAAATATCGGACCTTACTGCGCAATATGCCCGTCACGCCCGATAAGCTTCCTCTACCTCCAGGAAATCCCCTATGTCGCAATACGGCATCATTTTTAGCGTTTAAACCAGATTCATAGGGGTATAGTACGGTGGTTAATTAACCGCACGTTCTAGCGTTCCTGCCGTTGGATCGCGGATGGGGCCCAGAGGCGATGCACCCGCGTGTGAGGCGTGGCACAGGAGCAAGATGAGCAAGATGGAAACCGGAACTTTCGTAAAACGAATCGGCGCGACGGTAGTCGCAATGGGGATGTCGTCGTCGGTCGCGCACGCCGCGCTCGTGCCGAACATTCCGTTCGATACCGAGGACCAGTACACGAACAACTTCCTCGAGCTGGGAACGAACACCGCCAACATCGGCTATAGTTCGGCCAATCAGAACGTGCGTTACGCCCCGTCGGGCAACAACGGCACCGCCCTGCTGCGCTACGACACCACCCCGGTGACAATGTCGCCGGTCCGGCCGACTTCCTGACCGAAACGCTGTCGGTCGACACGACCATCAGCGTGCTCAGTACCAGCGCCAACGCGTCGGTCGGTTTCTACACGCGCGTGCAGTCGAACAACCTGGGCGTGCTGGCCCTGCTGAACGCCACGAGCGCCACCACCGTGCAGCTGCGCCTCTTCTACGACGCGAACAACGCGACGTCGACGGCGGGCACGGCGTTCTTCGACTCAACGTTTAACTTGACCACCGGTGCGACCGCTGACCGCCACGAACGCCTACGACGCCGCCGGTTCGGTCGGTCTGCGGGCCAACCTGGCCCAGGCGTTCCAGGGCAGTGGCGAGACGGCGATCCAGAACACGATCACGTTCGACAACTTCTCGGCCACGCCGACGGCCGTGCCGGAGCCAAGCTCGCTGGCGGTGGTGGCCATCGGTGGCCTGCTGGCGCTGCGCCGTGGACGGCGATCCGCAACGTAGCATGGGCGGCTCGCCCATGGCGTCGGTACGCTGACGCGTCTGTCGTGACACGGCCTCTGGCCAGTGGAGCTGCTAGAAAGAGAGCCAGCGGCTAGCGGACAAGCACCCCATGCCATCCCAAAGGGAGCGGTAGCGACCTGAGGGATCTCGACGCACGGGCGGTTCTCGGCCATAGGAGACCCCTCAGGTCGCCAAGGCTCCCATCGGGATGACGGTCCCTGATCAACGCAGGGTTTTGTCCCGCTGCCTAAAGACACGGGCGGGCAAGCCGCCGGTGGCACCGATAGTGAACAGATCAACGTAAACGACGCGGCCCCCGTGGAACTGTCCACGGGGGCCGCGTCTTCTTCTCTTACGTCTTTATCAGTCGATCAACCGATCAACCGCCCAGCAGCGACAGCACTTGCTGTGGCGTCTGGTTGGCGGTGGCGAGCACGCTCGTGCCGGCCTGCGTGAGGATCTGGGCGCGGGTGAGCGCGCTCGTCTCCTTCGCAAAGTCGGCGTCGCGGATGCTGCTCTCGCTGGAGGTCACGTTCTCCAGCGCGACGCTGAGGCTGTTCATGTTCGTGTCGAGCGTGTTTCGCTCGAACGCGCCCAGCCTGCCGCGAAGCACCGAGACCTGCCGGATCGCCTTCTCGATGATCTTGCTGGCCGCCTGCGTCTGCCCACCGACCAGCGTGCTGTTGCCACCGGTGACGACGTCGTTCAGGAAGCCGCTCTCGAAGTCGCCGAGCTTGCTGGCGGCCACCGACCCGATGCCGATGTTCACCTGCTGGTTGAAGTTCACCGACTGGCCGAGCTGGAACAGCGCCCCACCCCCGGTGATGGCGAAGCTCTTGGTGCCGGCGCCGAACGCCTGGTCGAGCGTGAGCTCGAGGTCGAGCGTGGTCGTGTTGATCTTCAGGTTGCGCCCGTCGCCGACGGTGAGCGCCCCGTTGATCGTCGCGACGGCGTCCTGACCGATGACGCGGCCCTTGGCGTTGCCGTCGGCGTCGGTCGTCTCGAACGAGCCGCTTTGTGCGGTGATGGAGACGAACCGCTTGGCGCCGAACTCGTTGCTCTTGAAGCTGATGCCGCTGGTCGCGCCGGCGCTGCTGATGCCGGTGGCGACCACGCCCGTCGAATCGCTGATGCGGTTGACCGCAAACGCGATCGCCGAGGCGGCGGTGCCACTGGTGAACGTCAGTACCTGCACGCCGTCGTTACCGGTGATCTCCAGCGTGACGCTGTTGGTGATCGCGCTGGTGCGGAACTGCAGGTCGGCGGTCTTGGCGCTGGTCAGCACGTTGATCTGCACGGGGATCGACGTGTTGTTGCCGAAGTTGGCCTGGCTGATGTTCAGCGATTTGATCGCGCTGGTCGTGACGCCACTGGTGAGGTAGTCGAGGCTGCCGTTGATCAGCTGCAGACCGGCGAAGGTCGTCGTGTTGCTGATGCGGGTGATGCTCTCGACGGCCGAGTCGACCTGCAGCTGGTTGGCGCTGATCTCCTCGGGGCTCATGCCACCGGTGTTGGCGGCCTGGACGATCATGCCCTTGATGTTCAGCAGCAGGCTGGCGATCTCCGACAGCGCACCCTCGGTCGTCGAGATGACGTTGCTGGCGCGCTGGCTGTTGTCGATGGCCTGGTTGATGCCGGACATCTCGCTGCGCAGGCCCTCGGACGCGATGAGGCCCGACGGATCGTCGGCGCCGCGGTTGATCCGCAGGCCGCTGCTGAGCCGGTTCATCGTGTCGCTGAGCGTTCCCTGATTTCTGGCCAGCCCACGCTGGGCGGTCAGAGCTGCGACGTTCGTATTGATACGGGCCATGTCAATCCTCCATGATTGTGGATGGCTTGCCGGGCCCTATTGCCCGGGCGAAGAGGTCCGATCCTTCGGACCTAGAGAGATTTGCGATTGCCGATTTTCGATTGCCGATTGGAAGGGCACGTGCCCTCGCTAGTTCAATCGCAAACCGCAAATCGCAAATCGAAAATCCGAGGCTACTGCTTCTTCTGGTCCTTGTCGGGGTTGGTCGTGCCACCCTTGTTGGGACCGATCTTTCCAAGACCCGAAAGATCCTCGGGTTTCACCTGCGCCGCGGCCCGGTTTTCACGCCGGATCGCGTCGTATACTTCCTTACGATGGACGCTGATCTCCTTGGGGGCATTGATCCCCAGACGCACCTTGTCTCCGCGGATGTCGACCACGGTGACCTCGATGTCGTCCCCGATCATGATCGTCTCGTCGCGCTGACGGGACAGTACCAACATGCCTGGCTCCTTCCATGTCTGACTAAAGCGGTGGACCGTTCGACGTCGCACATATGACGTCGATGCCACGCTTTGGAAGGCTCGGCGCCGTC is a genomic window containing:
- a CDS encoding flagellin gives rise to the protein MARINTNVAALTAQRGLARNQGTLSDTMNRLSSGLRINRGADDPSGLIASEGLRSEMSGINQAIDNSQRASNVISTTEGALSEIASLLLNIKGMIVQAANTGGMSPEEISANQLQVDSAVESITRISNTTTFAGLQLINGSLDYLTSGVTTSAIKSLNISQANFGNNTSIPVQINVLTSAKTADLQFRTSAITNSVTLEITGNDGVQVLTFTSGTAASAIAFAVNRISDSTGVVATGISSAGATSGISFKSNEFGAKRFVSITAQSGSFETTDADGNAKGRVIGQDAVATINGALTVGDGRNLKINTTTLDLELTLDQAFGAGTKSFAITGGGALFQLGQSVNFNQQVNIGIGSVAASKLGDFESGFLNDVVTGGNSTLVGGQTQAASKIIEKAIRQVSVLRGRLGAFERNTLDTNMNSLSVALENVTSSESSIRDADFAKETSALTRAQILTQAGTSVLATANQTPQQVLSLLGG
- a CDS encoding PEP-CTERM sorting domain-containing protein; this encodes MRPLTATNAYDAAGSVGLRANLAQAFQGSGETAIQNTITFDNFSATPTAVPEPSSLAVVAIGGLLALRRGRRSAT
- a CDS encoding flagellin, whose protein sequence is MSTINTNVSSLISQRVLGKNNNTLNTSMQRLSTGLKINSGADNPAGLIASENLRAEKVGITTAIDNAERASNIIGTAEGGLNEVSNLLTELQGLIGQSANTGGLSAEEQSANQLQVDSILSTINRISQSTAFQGKKLLNGNYDYSTSSVGTSAVQNLRVNSSRVPDGSTVSVVVQVTTSAQTGTLAYSGGTVTGATVTLEVSGANGTEQLSFASGTTVSSIATAINGVKTATGVSATITGTTLNVNSTSFGSTQFVGLKALTGTFTLSSNKDYGTDAAVTVNGAAAQTDGLKVAYRSSNLDLEFDLDTTVNVNNQTKTFGVTGGGATFSLGSKVTETDKASIGIASVSTGSLGDSAVGYLSTLGSGGANALTSDNLTNAQKILDKAIKQVSQTRGRLGAFQKFTIGSTVNALGVAFENASAAESAIRDTDFASETAQMTRSQILSQAASTVLSQANAAPQAALRLLQ
- the purE gene encoding 5-(carboxyamino)imidazole ribonucleotide mutase; amino-acid sequence: MADDADQVLVSVVMGSKSDWETMQHADAILSSFGVPHECGIVSAHRTPELMTEFATNAEDSGVQVIIAGAGGAAHLPGMVAAQTILPVLGVPVQSAALNGMDSLLSIVQMPAGVPVGTLAIGKAGATNAALLAIAILATTRPELREKLRDYREKQTQTVLDTHLPTAG
- a CDS encoding 5-(carboxyamino)imidazole ribonucleotide synthase: MTHPSPILPGSTIGVLGSGQLGRMFTIAARQMGYRVHTFSPDSDTPTGQVADLEVTASYDDLDAVRAFARDVSVVTFEFENVPAPTAAACAECGPVRPGGNVLHTTQHRLREKAFLSQNGFPVTPYRAVHSIEDVRTASREIGPKGVIKTAAFGYDGKGQSKVATLADAEAAIAADPQVERVFEALVDFDREVSVVAARGVDGAFAHWGVIENVHRNHILDVSIAHADLPPVVMAEAVEIARGIFEALQIVGVLCVEFFYTKSGKLLVNELAPRPHNSGHLTIDACVTSQFEQQLRAVCGLPLGATTYHRAAAMAQLLGDEWQHGEPAWDRAIAMPDVKLHLYGKRDAKPGRKMGHLTALADTPDAARELVLKARSSIARTNARP
- the csrA gene encoding carbon storage regulator CsrA; translated protein: MLVLSRQRDETIMIGDDIEVTVVDIRGDKVRLGINAPKEISVHRKEVYDAIRRENRAAAQVKPEDLSGLGKIGPNKGGTTNPDKDQKKQ